The Dioscorea cayenensis subsp. rotundata cultivar TDr96_F1 chromosome 18, TDr96_F1_v2_PseudoChromosome.rev07_lg8_w22 25.fasta, whole genome shotgun sequence genome includes the window ATCCACCTGTCAATCCCGGCCGCCACTCACCTCTCAATCCCCACCGTTGATCTCTCCCTCCCGCGTCCCATCGCCGTAGATCACATCCGATCCGCATGCCAAGACTGGGGCTTCTTCCAGCTCATCAACCACGGCATCCCTCTCTCCACCATCGAGAAAACCATCTCCGCTGTCCGATCCTTCCACGAGCTCCCCGCTGCCGTCCGATCTCAATACTACACACGTGCCATTCTGGGCAGCTTCAGCTACTTCTCAAACCAAGACTTGTTCTACTCCGAGGCGGCGAGTTGGAGAGACACTTTGTATCTAATTTTCGGTCCGGTCCGACCGGAACTAGAGCGGATCCCGGAGGTTTGCAGGTCAGAGCTGGTGAAGTGGGACGAGAGTGTGAAGGAGGTGGCAAGGGAAGTGATGGGGTTGATGAGTGAGGGGCTCGGGTTGGACCCAAGAAGGCTGGAGGAGCTTTCATGTCTTGAGGGAAGAGGGATGGCTGGTCACTACTACCCACCTTGCCCGGAGCCTGATCGGACGTTTGGCCTTGTTGATCACACAGATCCAGGGATTTTAGCGGTTCTGATTCAAGATAAGATTGGTGGGCTTCAAGTGAAAAGTATGAGAGATGAGTGCTGGGTTGATGTGAAACCCATCCCCGGAGCTCTCGTTTTCAACGTTGGTGACCTCCTCCAGGTgtgttcattaattaattattagagaCACGCagcttggttttttttatgtatttttattgttatgacGACTCACGAAGAACTAGCTAGCTAATCAAACTTAAGTGGTAATATGAAATAAGTAGTTAGATGAAATTGGAATTAGTGCATCGAATTGAGATTAATTTCAGGCgagtttatttaaattttaattcaaattaaattgataaaaacaGTAGAAATTTGCTCAAACACTTcacttataatttatattgcTTATATTTCTAGGAATGACAATTTTAATGGGTTTGAGAGTTATCAATCCTATTAGGTTTGGGATGGGTTCGGGATTTAAATTAAAGCCCAAGTTTGAGATGGATTTCGGATTTGACCTATATATAGTATATgcttatatgtgtgtttttatttacttgtttatatatacatatcagaaatatttaattaattattattattgttattatttgaaAGCCTTCGCCtatgttatattaatttaaatattgtttttcttctgagttttatattatttcttaaaagatttaaattttatagagaATTTTTTGTATACAACTCAAAGAAATGATGGGGTTTGAAATCTtgaatatttggaaatatttctagttgttcaattttttattagtttattgaCAATAGCTAGCTAGCTTATAATCatgttgatgattttatttgataatcatGATTTATAGAGTTTTAGAAGttaatattaactttatttgataattttaattatataaatgcattagatgatgtgattttttttatattaataaattcaatagtttataaattttttttatgtaagaaATTTTGTTAACttacttcttttaaaaattatataaatattcaatagttataaatattactttttatGAATATGATTGTTTGAAGTAGTCACTATTAATTTTGTGGagatatatgattaatttttctaGCTAGTTTGGGATGGGACATGTTTGGGAATTTAGATATAAAGTATGAATAGATTTGAGAATTTTAAATGagtttggatttaaaaattatatttatcatgGATTCGTGTGGCATTGTCGTCCTAACAAtggataaaaatcaatttaaattaatatagcaTGGAATTTATTTGGATGAAGGGTAGGgctgatagttttttttttttaaaaaaaaatagtttaatagACGTCTGATGAAAAAGATACATCAATAAATAacaatgatattatatatatatatatatatataattttatttaacaaaagtataataattatttaatttttgacgAGATTGCAAGTGAAAACatcttgaaatttttcctttatACAGATTATTTCTAACGATGAATATAAGAGTGTACAACATAGAGTGGTGGCTAATTCTGATAAAGAATCAAGAGTATCAATTGCTACATTCTTCACTCCtggaaaaagagaagagtttGATATATATGGTCCTTTGTTAGAACTAATATCAATTGAAAAACCAGCTCGATATGCTAATGTAAAGATGATAGAGTACCTTAATGCCTTTTTAAACAAGAAGTTAAAGAGTAAATCTCAACTAGATCCGTATAAGTTGCTTGGAAAATGATCATTGTTTGCTGAGATCAAAGATGAGGTTAATTGtggtaaaaataaattaatataatgtaATGATCGACCACCCCCAAACTGAAACTTTTGTAAATCTGTTTGATATAATAATAGATATTTCAATGGCTCTTCTTCtagaattttttgtattttagaaTGTTTGTGTATGAGGTATGCGCAAGCTATGAAATATGGAATGGTATCTTTTCTACACTGGAGCTGATCATTGTAACACATGATACTGTAGCATTGGGTTCGCAAATAGTTTTATAGCAAACATATTGCGGAGTGTGAACAGGACGTCGGCAGAGTATTTTATATTAGTGTTCGGTCTTGAATACTTTGTAAACATTTTGAGTTTGAGTGTGTATTTCTTGCTAATGAAAAACTTGGAGAGTATTTCTTAAAAAATCATGCATTTGTGTGTATCTCTCACAATATTTGTTTGGTCCTCTATTTTGGAAATCTGATAactttttgtattaattatttatgcacTTTTGCAATTTAGAGAATTCTAAGTTCCCTTTTGATATGAGTGAATATTTGTATTCGTATATTGTGATACCTCTAGCTTTGCAGCCTACATTGTAGTTTTAAGTTGGCCCATCAATTCGCTACTATATATAACACTGTAACTCTATTATTGTAGTAGTACTATAGCTCAAAGAAGTTTAAAAgagcaagagaaaagaaaatttgaggTGAAGAATTTGGCTGAGTTCTAGAAGATAAAGGTTGGGAATTAAAAACTGGAAATTTTGGAGTCTCCTCTTCTCATTAATCTATTGTAGTATTTGGGTGCAGATGAACCCTAAGGTGTATATTGTACTAGACTTGGGACATTGGTTTTTAATGCATAGAATATTGATTGTGCTTTAATTGTATGTACTTTGCTGTTATGATTTTCTATATCGCGAGAACCCTGATTTTCACATTTGATTCACCCGTGATAGATTGAGAAACCCTTCGCATATATAGATCTACCATGGTTGAAGAGAGTTTTATGAGTACACACTTAAGATTGAAACACTACAACTCTCTTGAATTAAAGATTCATAGATTATTAATACAATcattgagagtctatattgctTCATATGGTATTAGGTATTGATCATCTTAAAGAAGGGATCAATACACCTTAAGAATACGCTCGGTCCAATCTAGCTCAATTGCCACCCCATTACCCAAGTCTAGGGATTTATGAAAACCCTAGGGGATTCCCGTTTCAGATATCTCTTTTTAAGCATGATTCTCTTTGGTGTGCCACCATCTTCAATAGTAGTAGCTCGCATAGTTTCTTAGTATTTCATTTCTCATTAGTTTttttaggctagataatatGAGAGTAGCTAATACTAGTGCTTCCAATCCCCATGGGATTGATAACCTTGCTTTCATAGCACACTATATTACTTATCCGACAATTACACCTGTATAGCCATTTAAGGTGTCAATCATTTTATTCTCATTATCCAATAGAAATGAGCTATTGCAACTTTGTCTTGaattacttttatttgttgaacatactcacactacaagaaaaacaagaatttgaCACGGTAAATTTGTCACGGATTTGAGCCAAAAAACAATGACAAACTGCTTTTGGCACGAATTTTGGCACGGAAATATAACCATGCCTATAGCATGtgtgacaaatataatttgtcacgGAATACTAAATCCGTGCCAACTTTTGTTACACTTTTACTAGACCGTGCCAACTTTGTCACGATTTTAGGCACGTTTTTTGACACCATTTTTGGCACGGCTTTGTGTTATCACAATTTTGCCATGGTTTGTTTGGCACcattttggcacggttttatgTTGTCACgttttttggcacggttttgttTTGTCAAGGTTATTGGCATGGTTAGGTTGTCATGGTTTCTGGCATGGTatgtttgtcacagtttttgtcacggttattggcacggttttttTGTCAAGGGTTTTGTCACGGTTATTTTACCATGGTATTTGTCACAATCAATGGCATAGTTTAGTTTGTCACGGAATTTGTCACGGTTATTTTACCATGGTATTTATCACAATCCTTGGCATAGTTAAGTTTGTCACCAATTTTGGCATAGTTTATAGTGTCACGgttgtcacgatttttggcacggagatgatttttggcacatttttttgtcatgatttttttcacggctttaaatttaatatcaatgttttaataaccggACCGGTTGTCGAACCGGTtaaaccggccggttcaaccagatttaatttttccaaataaataaatatttaaaaattaagaaaacattaaaaataagtaaaaaataatttcaataataaggaaataataataaaaaaatacaaaattatatattgccaatttaaattacctttataaaGTCATAAAGTTTtaactttacataaaattaaaatttttaaaatacaaatatacaaggatacaactatacaacaaatattgaaaaataaagaattaaataaaatataaatctacaagtatacaacaacaacaataatgattaaaaaattaaaaccaaatcattcaaatatttggtttaacactttaactttaataattttaattattgattagtgtaaaattataagttaatcataataaattaatgataataaattattatatattaatatttttatgcatcttgctttttatttttatttttttgacttttttgtctttttaaaatttggacagagttaatgagtttattaacttaatataagtttttaattataaaataaataaattaaatcaataaattaaccGGTCCAGTCCAACCGGttcaccggttgaaccggcgGGTCAGGTTCTTTTGTAGTTTATATCACTAACCGGACCGGTTTACcgaccggttcccggttgaaccggttgaaccggccggtcaggtccggtttttaaatcattgttTAATATAGCTGTTGGTATATTTTTGTCACCATTTTTTAGCacggttttaaatttaatatagttgttggcatatttttgtcactttttttttacatggttttaaatttagtaaaaaatattggcatggtttttgtcaaggaatttggcacagttttttttaaaaaaattacaaatggatttatttaataatggaacctatatttaattttatcaaaatatatattgcaatatttgtaaaataaacaaaattgttatTACAATCATAGCATGACAATAATAAGGTCCAATCTAACATAATTCCACAACCCCTTAACATAAACCATGTATATTATCAAAAACCCTATACATCATCCTCCTAGTCTTCAAAAAAATCATTAGTAGACGGAGAAATACAGACTCTCTTTGGCATTGCAGAATGTTTATCGGCATGTGTTTGTGACGCTCATGTCGGTGCTCGAGGGGCATGTGGCGTATGAGTAAAAATAGGCATGCTAGAAAGGTCAATACTTTACCACGAAGTGCGGCGAgcaataattcaaataattcgCGATGGGCCAACTCAGCATGTAACCGATCATCAGCCTCAGCACAAGACCTAGCAAGCTCTTCCTCCAATTCCTTAATTCTGTTACGAAGTTGTTCAGTTGATTCAGAAGATCCCAAGCATGGCTTATACGTGGATGAACACATCTCCTTAACGATATTACCCTTTCCTACCACTATGTTACGACTTTCAATGGCTATCTCGTCCTATAATTCATCTTGGTTAATAGAATTCTTATCTACCCCTTGACTGCATTTATCTGctattgatttgtaaaattcCACTTGtatccaataaaaaattaataatcttatGGACATATGATTAGATTTCCATggtaaacaatataattttataaaaaaaaatacattatcaAGACTTAAATcccataaaaatttaaagtgaGGTTTGCATTAAATGTGACACTATGGCGCAGGAATGCACTATttagacaacaaaatgaatgcAGGATCAACCAATGGAGAACAATATCCTaactaaaataaagaaaaataaatgaaacaaattaaagatcAAAGCCAAGATGAATAGAAGCATATAGTTGATGCTTTTAAGTAGTACAATTTACacaatgtttttctttcctgTAGTCATGGTCAAACTTCAAAGGGAATAACTAATGCAGTACAATTTACACCATCTATCTACACTatgttataaatttatatttataaatcaaattatcaaatttcaATACATTTATCAAAGCAATGTCCATGTCCCCCCTATCTATGTCCATCAGACAAGAGTGAGTGGCTTTAaaagaaattccaaaaatagaTAACTATTACAAAAGCATGAAATTCAATGAGTTGACAAAAAGCTTCAATGGGTTGGGTAGGAGATTAAGTGCCAGTTGAGTTTTCCAAAAGAGCCAAAGAGGGATTTGATGCAGcacatgatttttatattaaataatatatatacatacatatatatatatatatatattagatttataTAGGCAAGAATATTAGTAGTAGCTCATGAAGAAGTTCATAAATTTCcagttttgtttattatatctATATCCCCTTgtgtttttcagtttttctgTTCCCCTATGTAACCATATTAATAGTTTGTCTAGCTCCttcaaccaagaaaaaaataaaaaaaccaaagtgTGGAGGTATACACTTAGTTTAAGTTTGTGGTGGCCCATGTGTCTAATATATTGTTGTAATATAATCTTCGATTATAGCATTTAATTAACTTAATCAAGGCAGTTAATAAATGAGGTTTCTttacataattatcaaaataaatgagccatatgaaaaagatagaaagggAAGCACAAGGGCTTACAGCTATAGCCAGTTCCACAGGTAAATGTACCAACTGCAGTAGGAATTGTTTCCAATGTCCTATTTTAATGGCTCTCTTGAATTTCTTTGTATCGTTGTTGATAGTTTTGAGGgattttttttgtgtatatatgttttcaGTTTAATaactctttaaaaaaataaattatattaaaaaaaatggttgccAGTGTTTGTTTGGAGTACGAAAGATCTAAAAGATGTGCACTTACTATAGAATAGTATACTTTTAACTTATGGCAAGAGAACGAACACTGCCGACATCCTGCTGGTTACTATCATCGTTAGAGCAGCTTGGGCATTCGCTTGCTACTTTGCCCCACTTTAGTAACCATTAAAATTAATCAATGAATTATTGCTTGATTTTGACTATAACTAGATTAGTTAACTAATCCAATGAAATATTCATCTTAAAACCTCTATCCACTATTCTCTCATACAACCAAATTATcactattttgttaaatttcaaGATGTCCTACTGTTGAACTTCAGACGAGTGCATAGTTCTAAATGTACAACCCTTTTACTGTCATTTATAAATCTAGTGAGGTAGTAATATAAGAATTTAATAGACATGtcaaacaatttccaaataaCAATGACAATATTAGTGAAACCATCACTCGTACCCATTAATATATGCAAAGCTTATATATAATGGAAACCCTAGAAAATTAAtagacatgcatgcatgtaggattttattactttgatcaATAGGTTAGCTAGATAGTCCGATCAGTTTGCATGCATGCCTTGATGTTCATGTTCCACTCCAAGTTCATCAGAAGGAGAATACAAGAGATGGTTATGggaatacatgcaaaatatataaaacaggTAAAAGGAGAAGAATAAAGCTATACATATGCAAGAGTTAtgttgtttaatatatatatacatataattaacttatacaaggCTTTTAGCTTTTTTTCCCAAATAAGTTGTGACTTTACTTCTCAACGCAagaatttgttattatttatttgacatTGCATGATAGAAGTGTTTTTATGAAAGCCGTTTAACCTAATTAAGAATAGAGCAAAATTAGTGAAGAAATTAATGTCACACActtctaaataaaaacattatgtTGCAAACTAATCTAAACAATGAAGGGATTAATAACTAATTTCAAAGCTTTTCATtaaattccaaaataaaatataaaaccaaCAATCCCTACCATTCACACAAAACCTAAACCCCTAACTTTAATTTCAAATGCATTTATTTCGACAAAGTTATCTCATACTTACAACAATTCTTGTGGCGCGACCAACCTCAAGTGCGCTATCCTTTTTTTTGTGGGTACGAATAAAGCATTCTTTTAGAGTTGGCTCTCTACCTAATTCCTCCGCCtagagaaaaatatattaaagaaaagttaaaagttgtggtaaattataaataataatattaatggtATTTATATGAAGTATGGGCATTACCAGTTTAAGACGATGCACAGCAGTACTGACAGATTAATTACAGTAAATAATAGTGGAGGAGCTTCTAATTTCTCCCCtatttaatttgttcttttcaCTTATTCTCTTAAACTCCTCTGACTCCCAATGCCTCTGTAAACCTTCCCAAACTGTAGGAGCCATCCATGGAAATGGAGCCTT containing:
- the LOC120282696 gene encoding 1-aminocyclopropane-1-carboxylate oxidase homolog 3-like, translated to MAASTDRATSLKEFEETKAGVKGLVDSGITSIPTIFHDPNIHLSIPAATHLSIPTVDLSLPRPIAVDHIRSACQDWGFFQLINHGIPLSTIEKTISAVRSFHELPAAVRSQYYTRAILGSFSYFSNQDLFYSEAASWRDTLYLIFGPVRPELERIPEVCRSELVKWDESVKEVAREVMGLMSEGLGLDPRRLEELSCLEGRGMAGHYYPPCPEPDRTFGLVDHTDPGILAVLIQDKIGGLQVKSMRDECWVDVKPIPGALVFNVGDLLQIISNDEYKSVQHRVVANSDKESRVSIATFFTPGKREEFDIYGPLLELISIEKPARYANVKMIEYLNAFLNKKLKSKSQLDPYKLLGK